One stretch of candidate division TA06 bacterium DNA includes these proteins:
- a CDS encoding thiolase family protein, protein MKKKEIFWIPKKIDGGGPALMKKMKKKIVFLSATRTPFGEVNGSLKTFTPIELGALAARSAIEKAGLKGREHLIDESIFGNAQHTSIDSHYGGRHVALRAGLPYDKPGLTVNRICFSGGEAVIQGAKQIILGEAEIVLAGGYESSSQAPSLQYGASLGFPYMAGARVYHLFKDGLQDTYINMDMMATAERLAKLYGVTRKDADEFAYSSQMKAKDAIEKGRLAKEITPVVIKTRRGEHVVSEDGHTRPEVTLKTLAGLRNVKPGGIQTAGNSSGIVDGGAAIIVASSEKAKKLGLQPIGEIISWGTAAVDPYYMGIGPVPSSTIALKRAGMTWKNIDHIEINEAFAGQYLAVERELKLDRGKVNLNGGAIALGHPLGATGTRLITALITLGGVGLASACIGGGQGGAMILKSYL, encoded by the coding sequence ATGAAGAAAAAGGAAATCTTCTGGATTCCCAAGAAAATCGACGGCGGCGGTCCCGCCCTCATGAAGAAGATGAAGAAGAAGATTGTCTTTCTTTCCGCCACGCGCACACCCTTTGGAGAGGTGAATGGCTCCCTGAAGACGTTCACTCCTATTGAGCTGGGGGCGCTGGCAGCGAGAAGCGCCATTGAAAAAGCGGGACTGAAGGGACGTGAACATCTGATAGATGAATCAATCTTCGGGAACGCCCAACACACAAGCATCGACTCGCACTACGGTGGAAGACACGTTGCCCTCCGCGCGGGTCTACCTTATGATAAGCCCGGACTCACGGTCAATCGGATATGTTTCTCAGGCGGAGAGGCTGTCATACAGGGTGCAAAACAGATTATTCTTGGCGAAGCAGAAATCGTTCTTGCTGGGGGGTATGAAAGCAGCAGTCAGGCACCCAGTCTGCAATATGGCGCCTCACTGGGCTTCCCGTACATGGCCGGGGCAAGAGTATACCACTTGTTCAAAGACGGTCTTCAGGATACATACATTAACATGGATATGATGGCGACTGCTGAGAGATTAGCAAAGCTGTATGGCGTGACGCGAAAAGATGCTGATGAATTCGCCTACTCTTCCCAGATGAAAGCGAAGGACGCAATAGAGAAAGGGAGACTGGCCAAAGAGATAACGCCCGTGGTCATAAAGACCAGGAGGGGCGAGCATGTCGTCTCAGAAGATGGACACACAAGGCCCGAAGTCACGCTCAAAACACTCGCCGGGCTCAGGAATGTGAAGCCCGGGGGAATTCAGACTGCCGGCAACTCAAGCGGAATCGTTGATGGCGGCGCTGCCATAATAGTTGCCTCGAGTGAAAAGGCAAAGAAACTGGGGCTCCAACCGATAGGCGAGATTATCTCCTGGGGGACTGCGGCTGTTGATCCATATTACATGGGTATCGGTCCGGTGCCATCAAGCACAATTGCTCTGAAACGTGCAGGCATGACCTGGAAGAATATTGACCATATAGAGATCAATGAGGCATTTGCCGGCCAGTATCTGGCCGTAGAGCGTGAACTGAAATTGGACAGAGGCAAGGTGAACCTGAATGGCGGTGCGATTGCACTTGGCCATCCGCTTGGAGCAACCGGCACCAGACTCATTACTGCACTTATAACACTTGGGGGCGTCGGCCTGGCATCTGCATGCATAGGTGGCGGCCAGGGCGGAGCAATGATTCTGAAAAGTTACCTCTAG
- a CDS encoding long-chain-fatty-acid--CoA ligase has protein sequence MGVPWLNLGEILVVNSKKYRNKLALKERDRAFTFGELNVRTNQLANALVSMGLKKGEKVSCLLENSIEIVELYLAAAKTGMVLNPINFRLSPNDVEYIVGDSDAKAIVAHEEFTPCIDEIRGNLPNVRNFVSVGEETPPGYVNYESLLAESSDDEPRAKVNPEDNWVLLYTSGTTGKPKGVVRSHESYVAFYLINAIDFGFSEHDVCLNIMPLSHVNSTFFSFTFTYIGGSLYIHPASHFDPVEILEIIQREKITFISLIPTHYNLILNVPEEERREYDVSSIKKLLCSSAPARKEMKKAVMEMFKGVELYEGYGSTEAGIVTVLKPYEQMTKLGSIGRESCGTSMIKILDEQGNPVPVGQVGELYSRGPMLFDKYHKLPEKTEESFREGWFTAGDMAKEDEEGYFYIVDRKDNLVITGGEHVYPSEVEEVVARHPAVFDVAVIGVPHEKWGEAVKAVVILKHGKMATEQEIIKFCVGKMASFKKPKSVTFIEPEEMPRTGTGKILHRELRRRFTKNKNQA, from the coding sequence ATGGGTGTACCCTGGCTCAATCTAGGCGAGATCCTCGTAGTGAATTCCAAAAAGTACAGAAACAAGCTGGCCCTCAAGGAAAGAGACAGAGCGTTCACGTTCGGGGAGCTGAACGTGAGGACCAACCAGCTCGCCAATGCATTGGTTTCAATGGGATTGAAAAAGGGCGAAAAGGTGTCATGCCTTCTGGAGAACTCCATCGAAATTGTCGAACTCTATCTTGCCGCTGCCAAAACGGGAATGGTGCTGAATCCTATCAACTTCAGACTGTCCCCTAACGATGTGGAATACATAGTGGGCGACTCTGACGCAAAGGCGATAGTAGCACACGAGGAGTTCACCCCCTGTATCGATGAGATCAGGGGGAATCTTCCAAACGTAAGAAACTTCGTCTCGGTAGGAGAAGAAACCCCTCCGGGATACGTAAACTACGAATCTCTGCTGGCTGAGTCCTCAGATGATGAGCCCAGGGCAAAGGTCAATCCTGAGGACAACTGGGTACTCCTCTACACCTCCGGGACTACAGGGAAGCCCAAGGGTGTTGTCCGTTCACACGAGTCCTATGTTGCGTTCTATTTGATAAATGCAATAGATTTCGGTTTCAGTGAACATGACGTCTGTCTTAACATAATGCCCCTATCCCACGTCAATTCTACCTTTTTCTCTTTCACCTTTACATACATCGGCGGAAGCCTCTATATCCATCCAGCCAGCCATTTTGACCCTGTTGAAATCCTGGAAATCATCCAGAGAGAAAAGATAACCTTCATATCTCTGATACCTACTCATTACAATCTCATTCTTAATGTGCCAGAAGAAGAGAGAAGGGAATACGATGTCAGTTCTATCAAGAAACTTCTTTGTTCCTCGGCTCCTGCCCGGAAAGAAATGAAGAAAGCAGTGATGGAGATGTTCAAGGGGGTGGAGCTGTACGAAGGATATGGATCCACTGAAGCAGGCATAGTCACAGTTCTCAAGCCTTATGAACAGATGACAAAACTCGGTTCGATTGGCAGAGAGTCGTGCGGTACGAGTATGATCAAGATTCTTGATGAGCAAGGCAACCCCGTTCCAGTGGGACAGGTCGGAGAACTTTACTCCAGGGGTCCAATGCTATTCGACAAATACCACAAACTTCCAGAAAAGACTGAAGAATCTTTCAGAGAAGGCTGGTTCACAGCAGGTGACATGGCAAAAGAAGATGAGGAAGGATACTTCTATATCGTCGATAGAAAAGACAACCTGGTAATCACGGGCGGGGAGCATGTCTATCCATCCGAGGTTGAGGAAGTGGTTGCGCGCCATCCGGCCGTTTTTGACGTGGCTGTAATCGGAGTTCCACACGAAAAATGGGGAGAAGCTGTCAAGGCAGTCGTAATCCTCAAGCATGGAAAGATGGCGACTGAACAGGAGATAATAAAGTTCTGTGTTGGAAAGATGGCCTCCTTTAAGAAACCGAAATCTGTCACATTTATTGAGCCAGAGGAAATGCCCAGAACCGGTACAGGAAAGATACTCCATCGGGAGTTGCGCAGGCGTTTCACAAAGAACAAGAATCAAGCGTGA
- a CDS encoding ATPase, whose product MVLGIDVGASATKGILLNQDRQVVSFYVRDSGVDFKQAAEDTRMNCMSTAGIAEDDIKYTIASGYGRRSVSFADDIKTEISCHARGGYFHHPKACTIVDIGGQDSKVIRVDDAGKPISFKMNRKCAAGTGAFLVETAARLSIHLEQMEGLARGAQKEIELGSFCTVFTKTEILARISEGACAEDIARGVFGSVIKRIIEMDPLTGDVVMTGGVIAHNPFLGEMFEKKLNRKLFVPEKPQFAGALGAALFALEQSGG is encoded by the coding sequence ATGGTCCTGGGAATCGATGTAGGAGCCTCCGCAACAAAAGGAATTCTTCTCAATCAGGACCGGCAGGTTGTGTCCTTCTATGTAAGAGATTCAGGCGTAGACTTCAAACAAGCAGCGGAAGATACCCGCATGAACTGTATGAGTACTGCGGGAATAGCTGAGGATGATATCAAATACACTATTGCCAGTGGGTATGGGAGAAGGAGTGTCTCTTTTGCAGACGATATCAAAACCGAAATATCCTGCCACGCCAGAGGAGGTTACTTCCACCATCCCAAAGCCTGTACAATCGTTGATATTGGGGGCCAGGACAGCAAAGTCATCAGAGTAGACGATGCAGGTAAGCCCATTTCCTTCAAGATGAACAGAAAGTGCGCGGCGGGCACAGGCGCATTCCTGGTGGAGACTGCTGCCAGGCTCTCAATTCACCTTGAGCAAATGGAAGGCCTCGCACGGGGAGCCCAGAAAGAGATAGAACTGGGATCATTCTGCACTGTCTTCACCAAGACAGAGATACTGGCCAGGATCTCTGAAGGAGCTTGCGCAGAAGACATAGCAAGAGGAGTATTTGGTTCGGTCATCAAGAGAATCATAGAGATGGATCCACTGACAGGAGATGTGGTGATGACCGGTGGAGTCATCGCACACAATCCTTTTCTTGGAGAGATGTTTGAGAAAAAACTGAACAGGAAACTGTTCGTCCCCGAAAAGCCGCAGTTTGCTGGAGCCCTTGGCGCAGCACTTTTCGCTCTTGAACAATCCGGAGGCTGA
- a CDS encoding long-chain fatty acid--CoA ligase → MKHHRSAPSAHRSVPSDRPWFRHWPSGAPKHIDYPQKPLPFLLEDTARRSPDSIAFSSGTDSIAFSKLSQKSDAFASGLHSINIRKGDRVLLLLPNIIEFVISFYGTLKSGAAVVSLHHLVREAELSKALEESEPKAAVILSSLSPAEREVLNKSRVRVIEVGELAASKSISFGQFVSKRRAYPHVSVSADDPAVIQYTGATTGAPKPAVMSHFNLLANAVQNATWFGWDENEKVLGILPLCHTWGCSCCMNSPIYTGAKTIFVGRFDPEVVLQTIEAEHATVLYGSATMFSVLLNSPGIERFNLSSLKWVKAGAMPIPVELKRKWDEKTGIPLVLGYGLTEASPETHDSPPNRIREGTIGIPIIDTDAKIVDLETENELEPGKPGELLIRGPQVTELGYLNDEEETERALRGGWLHTGDIGIMDAEGYFTLVDRKKDIIKYKGYTIYPVELEDLLYGHPAVRECAVVAKKHSEFGEVPKAFIVCKEDSALTEEDVIEFCEKRVAPYKKIREVEFIECLPKTPVGKVLRRKLRDK, encoded by the coding sequence GTGAAGCATCACAGATCTGCCCCTTCTGCCCACCGTTCTGTCCCTTCCGACCGGCCGTGGTTTCGACACTGGCCCAGCGGTGCACCCAAACACATCGATTATCCGCAAAAGCCCCTCCCATTTCTTTTGGAGGACACGGCAAGAAGAAGCCCTGACAGCATCGCCTTCAGTTCCGGCACAGATTCAATAGCCTTCTCAAAACTTTCGCAGAAATCGGACGCATTCGCCTCCGGGCTTCATTCAATCAACATACGCAAGGGCGACCGTGTACTTCTTCTTCTACCAAATATTATTGAGTTCGTTATCAGCTTCTATGGGACGCTTAAATCAGGTGCAGCCGTCGTGTCGCTTCATCACCTTGTAAGGGAGGCTGAACTTTCAAAAGCCCTTGAAGAGAGTGAACCAAAGGCAGCAGTCATCCTGAGCAGCCTCTCCCCCGCTGAACGTGAGGTTCTGAATAAGTCCAGGGTGAGAGTCATAGAAGTTGGTGAACTGGCTGCAAGCAAATCGATCAGTTTTGGTCAATTCGTCTCGAAACGGAGAGCGTACCCACACGTATCTGTTAGCGCTGATGACCCTGCCGTAATTCAATACACGGGCGCTACAACCGGCGCACCAAAACCAGCAGTCATGTCACATTTCAACCTTCTCGCCAATGCAGTGCAAAATGCAACCTGGTTTGGGTGGGATGAGAATGAAAAGGTTCTGGGAATTCTGCCGCTTTGCCATACATGGGGATGCTCGTGCTGTATGAATTCCCCAATATACACAGGAGCAAAAACCATTTTTGTGGGAAGATTTGATCCTGAGGTTGTTCTCCAGACCATCGAAGCTGAACATGCAACCGTTCTCTACGGATCAGCGACTATGTTCTCAGTGTTGTTGAATAGCCCCGGGATTGAAAGGTTCAACCTTTCCAGTCTCAAATGGGTGAAGGCAGGAGCCATGCCAATTCCTGTTGAACTCAAAAGGAAGTGGGATGAGAAGACAGGAATACCGCTGGTGCTAGGGTATGGCCTGACTGAGGCTTCCCCTGAGACCCACGACAGTCCTCCAAACAGAATCAGAGAGGGGACGATCGGAATTCCAATCATAGATACGGACGCGAAGATAGTCGATCTGGAGACGGAAAATGAATTAGAGCCCGGGAAACCAGGTGAACTGCTGATTCGAGGGCCTCAGGTTACAGAGCTTGGATACCTGAACGATGAGGAAGAGACAGAACGTGCACTCCGAGGAGGCTGGCTTCATACCGGAGACATAGGAATAATGGACGCGGAAGGTTATTTTACCCTTGTGGACAGGAAGAAGGACATAATCAAATACAAAGGCTACACCATATATCCTGTAGAACTGGAAGATCTGCTCTATGGACACCCCGCAGTAAGAGAGTGCGCCGTGGTCGCAAAGAAACACTCTGAGTTTGGGGAGGTCCCCAAGGCATTCATCGTGTGCAAAGAGGATTCAGCGTTAACGGAAGAAGACGTAATTGAATTCTGTGAGAAGAGAGTTGCTCCATACAAAAAGATAAGAGAAGTCGAGTTTATTGAGTGTTTGCCCAAGACGCCGGTGGGCAAAGTTTTGAGAAGAAAGCTGAGAGACAAATGA
- the oah gene encoding 6-oxocyclohex-1-ene-1-carbonyl-CoA hydratase, whose protein sequence is MSLDWLPRDDEVKNHALWGKEHFGTEPPCVIYEKRPVIDSDGNEVKGLYSAWVILNNPKQYNSYTTEMVKGVIAGFQNASLDRSVVSVVFTAVGDRAFCTGGNTKEYAEYYSKRPNEYGEYMDLFNQMVDAILMCKKPTICRVNGMRIAGGQEIGMACDIAIAADTATFGQAGPRHGSAPDGGSSDFLPWYLSIEDALWNCVSCEIWSAYKMKRLGLITRVVPVIKDGEKWIRNPMVITGKYVEDGEIVYGELVKGEELKKAKEFLKGGKKDFGLLDAAVNEVIWKFVNLMPGCLIKSIDGVRMKKKFFWDVAKLANRHWLAANMSTEAFLGFHAFNTKKITGKDVIDFVKYRQLIAEGHVFDDSLAEEVFGKPKPEAE, encoded by the coding sequence ATGTCACTTGATTGGCTGCCCAGGGACGATGAAGTGAAGAACCACGCGCTTTGGGGCAAAGAACATTTCGGCACAGAGCCCCCCTGCGTGATTTATGAAAAGAGACCTGTCATAGATTCAGATGGAAATGAAGTCAAAGGGCTCTATTCTGCATGGGTCATTCTGAACAATCCTAAACAGTACAACTCATACACTACTGAAATGGTCAAGGGAGTGATAGCAGGTTTCCAAAACGCCTCACTCGATAGGAGCGTTGTCTCTGTGGTCTTCACCGCCGTGGGTGATAGAGCATTCTGCACTGGCGGAAACACCAAAGAGTATGCTGAATACTACAGCAAACGGCCCAATGAATACGGGGAGTACATGGACCTGTTCAACCAGATGGTGGATGCTATCCTCATGTGCAAGAAGCCTACCATATGCCGGGTGAATGGGATGAGAATTGCTGGTGGCCAGGAGATAGGAATGGCCTGTGACATAGCCATTGCGGCTGACACTGCAACCTTCGGGCAGGCGGGACCGAGACATGGGTCTGCCCCTGACGGGGGCTCAAGCGACTTCCTTCCGTGGTACTTGAGCATAGAAGACGCACTGTGGAACTGCGTATCATGCGAGATATGGAGTGCGTACAAGATGAAAAGGCTTGGTCTCATTACCAGAGTGGTCCCTGTCATAAAGGACGGAGAAAAGTGGATAAGAAACCCGATGGTAATCACAGGCAAATACGTGGAGGACGGGGAAATCGTTTATGGAGAGCTGGTTAAAGGAGAAGAACTGAAGAAAGCAAAGGAATTCTTGAAGGGAGGCAAGAAAGATTTTGGACTCCTGGACGCGGCAGTTAATGAAGTCATCTGGAAATTTGTCAACCTGATGCCTGGATGTCTGATAAAATCAATAGATGGTGTCCGAATGAAGAAGAAATTCTTCTGGGACGTGGCCAAACTGGCAAACAGACACTGGCTTGCAGCAAACATGTCCACGGAAGCGTTCCTTGGTTTCCACGCGTTCAATACTAAGAAGATAACCGGCAAAGACGTGATTGACTTTGTGAAGTATCGTCAGTTGATTGCCGAGGGACACGTGTTCGATGATTCACTTGCTGAGGAGGTATTCGGGAAGCCGAAACCAGAAGCTGAGTGA
- a CDS encoding CoA-binding protein codes for MLDYLFKPKSVAVIGASNRKLTIGYRILQNLSESGYKGQVYPVHPKEDKIRNLKAYRSVLDVPAELDVAHIVVKSSLVQTVLEECCKKKVRSVIINTAGFSEVGEEGKELESKIVDIARKGNVRVFGPNCQGIMNSDPDVRAYCNFTFTRMNPGTISIVAQSGGVGEVINQRLYSLGEGFRMYASTGNAADISIPEIMNYWANDDGTKVIIVHVESLADPKKFMDIAAEVARKKPVLGMKTGRTVEGAKAVVSHTGRLMGEGMPIELMFERCGIVSFRDQDELCQAAIAFAKQPLPEGNRVAIVTNSGGPGIIATDGCIEAGLELPTLSHDTQTTLKENLFPEATVSNPVDVLATATPEHYGLTLRELIRDSKVDSILVNFITPFFVDCEGVAREIVKASEKREKPVIAVIMTDREQQAETLRIIRKGNIPTYDFAEMATKTLRAMVRMSDYHQRAKEPFEPFGDVDKNAARSLVTTALKEKTNILGAEQCVQILDFYRIPQAPALVGANLHQCLSAAREIGFPVALKVDSVDVIHKTEVGGLSLNIANEQCLKKEFNNLRGKFRNYSPQYLVQKYLTGGIEVIAGAKTVDGVGHVVMFGLGGVLVEVMKDVVFQFAPLNRTGAQRMIKSTKGYPVLRGFRGREGANTERLIEILMRVSQLVTEVPEIAELDLNPIIAYKDPSRTVAVDVRIKISG; via the coding sequence ATGCTCGACTACCTCTTCAAACCAAAATCGGTTGCTGTCATCGGTGCATCGAACAGAAAACTGACCATCGGCTACAGGATACTCCAGAATCTTTCAGAATCGGGATACAAGGGGCAGGTGTATCCTGTCCATCCCAAGGAAGATAAGATTAGAAACCTCAAGGCTTACAGGTCCGTACTTGATGTTCCGGCTGAACTCGATGTCGCGCACATAGTCGTGAAAAGTTCTCTTGTGCAGACAGTGCTGGAAGAGTGCTGCAAGAAGAAGGTTAGATCAGTAATCATCAATACAGCAGGCTTCAGCGAGGTCGGTGAAGAGGGGAAAGAACTGGAGAGTAAGATAGTGGACATAGCCCGAAAAGGGAATGTTCGCGTCTTCGGCCCGAACTGCCAGGGAATCATGAATTCTGACCCGGATGTGAGGGCTTACTGCAACTTCACCTTCACAAGGATGAATCCGGGGACAATATCCATTGTCGCCCAGAGCGGTGGGGTTGGCGAGGTCATAAACCAAAGGCTCTACTCACTTGGTGAAGGGTTCAGGATGTATGCATCGACAGGAAATGCAGCAGACATAAGCATTCCCGAGATAATGAACTACTGGGCGAATGATGATGGAACAAAAGTGATAATAGTCCACGTAGAAAGCCTTGCGGATCCAAAGAAATTTATGGATATAGCAGCTGAGGTCGCAAGGAAGAAGCCTGTACTGGGAATGAAAACCGGAAGGACGGTCGAGGGTGCCAAAGCCGTCGTCTCGCACACTGGAAGGCTTATGGGGGAAGGAATGCCCATAGAGCTGATGTTTGAGAGATGCGGAATTGTCAGTTTCCGTGACCAGGATGAGCTGTGCCAGGCGGCAATTGCGTTTGCAAAGCAGCCTCTTCCGGAGGGAAACAGAGTTGCCATTGTTACCAATTCCGGTGGACCTGGAATTATAGCCACTGATGGATGCATTGAGGCCGGGCTGGAGCTTCCTACGTTGTCGCACGATACGCAGACTACACTTAAGGAGAATCTTTTCCCGGAGGCCACTGTAAGCAACCCTGTAGATGTTCTCGCTACGGCAACACCGGAGCACTATGGGCTCACCCTCAGAGAACTGATAAGAGATTCCAAGGTGGACTCAATACTGGTCAATTTTATCACACCTTTCTTTGTAGATTGCGAGGGTGTCGCACGCGAAATAGTGAAGGCCTCTGAGAAGAGAGAGAAACCCGTCATTGCCGTGATAATGACAGACAGAGAACAACAAGCAGAGACCTTACGAATCATCAGAAAAGGAAACATACCCACATACGACTTCGCTGAGATGGCCACAAAAACACTGCGGGCCATGGTGAGAATGTCTGATTATCATCAGAGAGCCAAGGAACCCTTTGAGCCATTTGGAGACGTAGACAAAAATGCTGCCCGTTCGCTGGTAACAACTGCCCTGAAAGAAAAGACAAACATACTTGGTGCGGAGCAGTGTGTGCAAATTCTCGATTTCTACCGGATACCACAGGCACCAGCACTGGTGGGAGCAAATTTGCACCAGTGTCTTTCGGCTGCAAGAGAGATTGGTTTCCCCGTTGCCCTGAAGGTCGATTCTGTGGACGTGATTCACAAAACCGAGGTCGGCGGCCTTTCTTTGAACATTGCCAATGAACAATGTCTGAAAAAAGAGTTTAATAATCTCCGCGGCAAATTCAGGAACTATAGTCCGCAATATCTTGTCCAGAAGTACCTGACAGGCGGAATAGAGGTGATTGCAGGGGCCAAAACAGTAGACGGCGTCGGCCACGTCGTAATGTTCGGCCTGGGTGGTGTCCTTGTGGAGGTCATGAAGGACGTAGTATTCCAGTTCGCACCACTCAATAGAACTGGAGCCCAAAGGATGATCAAATCTACAAAGGGTTATCCTGTTCTTAGAGGTTTCAGAGGCCGGGAAGGTGCAAACACAGAAAGGCTCATAGAGATATTGATGAGAGTGTCACAGCTCGTGACTGAAGTTCCAGAGATAGCCGAGCTCGATTTGAATCCCATAATCGCGTACAAAGACCCTTCCAGGACAGTCGCGGTAGACGTGCGGATCAAGATCTCTGGCTGA
- a CDS encoding 2-hydroxyacyl-CoA dehydratase, with amino-acid sequence MAEETKVKRKRIAATGMMKKIMADYFYEMDKAVKAGAPKVAWCTSVGPAELLRAMGFLVHFPENHGAMLGATRTANDYIPLANAIGYSPDICSYLTSDVGAYLKGETPLSKAYPGIENVPKPDVLVFNTNQCRDVQDWFGWYSREFKVPIMGINTHRGVREVTKSHIDSVARQIASLVPGLEEISGNKFDLERLQETVDLSLECSQLWRQVLETAANIPSPFTFFDGTIHMGPAVVLRGTKTAVDYYKALLAELNDRVDKGVAAVEGERYRLYWEGMPIWGRLRDLSEFFAHLKASVLASTYCNSWIFDAFDPKEPFGSMAKAYTLLFIVRSDEEKEKYIEDMVTKFKLDGIVFHDSKTCPNNTNSRYGMPERLRESLDVNTVTIFGDLNDLRCYSEEQSKTNIEAFIEQLERK; translated from the coding sequence ATGGCCGAAGAGACTAAAGTGAAAAGAAAAAGGATCGCAGCGACAGGGATGATGAAAAAGATCATGGCAGACTATTTCTACGAGATGGACAAGGCTGTCAAAGCTGGAGCCCCGAAGGTCGCGTGGTGCACGAGCGTGGGGCCTGCCGAGCTCCTCCGGGCAATGGGTTTCCTCGTCCACTTTCCAGAAAACCACGGGGCAATGCTTGGAGCAACAAGGACAGCCAACGATTACATACCACTGGCAAACGCAATCGGCTATTCTCCTGATATATGTTCTTATCTTACCAGTGATGTTGGGGCTTATCTGAAGGGAGAAACACCTCTTTCTAAAGCATATCCTGGCATAGAAAACGTGCCCAAGCCGGATGTTCTTGTCTTCAACACCAACCAATGCAGGGATGTACAGGACTGGTTTGGCTGGTATTCAAGGGAGTTCAAAGTCCCCATCATGGGAATCAATACTCATAGAGGAGTAAGGGAAGTCACCAAGTCCCACATCGACAGTGTGGCGAGGCAGATAGCTTCTCTGGTCCCGGGGCTCGAAGAGATATCAGGAAACAAATTCGACCTGGAAAGACTTCAAGAAACTGTGGATCTCTCTCTTGAATGCAGCCAACTCTGGCGCCAGGTTCTGGAAACGGCTGCCAACATCCCATCTCCATTCACATTCTTCGACGGAACCATCCACATGGGTCCAGCAGTAGTACTGAGGGGAACAAAGACAGCTGTGGACTACTACAAGGCCCTTCTTGCAGAGCTGAATGACAGAGTCGATAAGGGAGTCGCGGCTGTGGAAGGTGAAAGGTACAGGCTTTACTGGGAGGGGATGCCGATCTGGGGTAGGCTGCGAGACCTCTCGGAGTTTTTCGCTCATCTGAAGGCCTCTGTGCTTGCATCCACCTACTGCAACTCCTGGATATTCGATGCATTTGACCCAAAGGAACCCTTCGGAAGCATGGCCAAAGCATACACACTCCTCTTCATTGTCCGCTCTGACGAAGAGAAAGAGAAGTACATAGAGGATATGGTCACGAAATTCAAGCTCGACGGCATAGTATTTCACGACTCCAAGACGTGTCCCAATAACACAAATAGTAGATATGGAATGCCGGAGAGGCTGCGGGAGAGTCTGGATGTCAACACTGTTACCATCTTTGGAGATCTGAACGACCTCCGCTGCTACTCGGAGGAACAATCAAAGACAAACATTGAAGCCTTCATCGAACAACTGGAGAGGAAATAA